The window TATAATCGTGCTGCAATGTGGGTTAAAAATAATTTAGTATAAATATTGTCATAGTTTGCTATTCTAAATATCCTTTAAATACAAGAACTTCATTCGTGTCAAGAACTATAATCTCAGCAGTGAATTTTACGGTTTAGATCGAGTCCAATACTACTTGCATTTGATTTTTCCACGATAGATGCTTTACCGAATCGCGAATTTCTTCCGGTGTACCCTTTTGGCGATGGTAAAAATCAATGATTTCTTTAATATTCACGGGCGACTCGTCCGCGGGAACTTTCATTATATAAGGCATGTCTTCAAAATCACTATCTACTTCAGCGTAAATAAAGGGGATACCTCGAGCAGCATATTCCCTGTTTTTCAACGTTTTGATATAGGTTATATAGCTGCGGTGTCGACCTAAACTACCTATTCCCATATCCGCGCGATCAAATAACATATCCAAGTTTTCACCAAATAAGCTACCGTGCAATATCACGTATCTTTCCAGTCGATTTTCTTTAACCAGTGGAAGAATTTCATTTCTTTCCCGCTCTCCACTAAATTCCCCCACGATATGAAAGTACACGTTACAGTTATGTTGGTTGCTCCTGTAATAATCCCGTAAACCTGTCACCACTCTATCAAATCCATGCCAGTAATGTATCTCGGCGACCCCTAGCAAATGCAGTTCTCCTTTTGTCGGATTCTTCTCTTTGAGTTTTAACGATGAAAAATCTATGCCATTAGAAATCCGGATAGTACGCTGCCCGAATATCGTGGACTCATTTGAAAAAGTCACGATAGCACGTAGCTGTTTCGCTAATTTTCCCCGGAACAGCCTGTCAATAAACAGGCGGCACTTGCTTTCAAACGTGATATATTCTTGATCGTAAGGATAGGTAGGTATCTCCATCACCACGGCTACCTTCTTTTTCTTTAACTGCTTCACGAAGTGAATCAGGAACGGGTTGGCATTATGATCGGAGCGCATGTATACGAAGGATACCCGGTTCTCCAAGATATAGGCTAGCAAGGGACGGTAGTCGATCCTCTTCCTTACCTTCGCCCAGGCTCCCGTGCCCAAATCAATCAACACCTCATCATCTACCATCCATTTCCGATGCCCGTTACGGGGGTTCACGGAATAGTAGCAGTTAACGACGTTACATCCGCATTCTTTCAGCCCCTTGACCTGGGCCATTTTTTTCTTACTGATTCCACTAAACTCGGAATCACCACTAAAGGACAAATAAATCGCATTTATACTCATGAAGACCTTATTTAAAGGGACATACCGACATCAATTCACGCGCGTCAACCTTCGGGGGTTGCCAGTCACCCGCGAGACTTTGCAATTCATCGAGCGGTATGAATGTTGTTAATTCAACAGGAAAATT of the Petrimonas mucosa genome contains:
- a CDS encoding glycosyltransferase family protein, whose product is MNAIYLSFSGDSEFSGISKKKMAQVKGLKECGCNVVNCYYSVNPRNGHRKWMVDDEVLIDLGTGAWAKVRKRIDYRPLLAYILENRVSFVYMRSDHNANPFLIHFVKQLKKKKVAVVMEIPTYPYDQEYITFESKCRLFIDRLFRGKLAKQLRAIVTFSNESTIFGQRTIRISNGIDFSSLKLKEKNPTKGELHLLGVAEIHYWHGFDRVVTGLRDYYRSNQHNCNVYFHIVGEFSGERERNEILPLVKENRLERYVILHGSLFGENLDMLFDRADMGIGSLGRHRSYITYIKTLKNREYAARGIPFIYAEVDSDFEDMPYIMKVPADESPVNIKEIIDFYHRQKGTPEEIRDSVKHLSWKNQMQVVLDSI